The genomic interval ATGTTAGCAGAAAAGAGCGATAAGAATTGGTGCAAAGAGAGAAAGCTTACCATAAAAGTTGATAAACCCAAGATCTCTCACGCTCTCCATAGTCCGatcaatctcctccacaCTCTCCGCCTCTACATTTCTCAATGTAATCAAGAATCTATTCCCCTTCAACATCCCCAATTCCAAATACTTGTCAGAGTACTCGAAATCTCCAACCCTGACACCCCTATCACCTCTCTCCTCAACCGCTTGTTGCTCAGTCCGCCAACCTTGTTTGACGCCGTTGAGTGCTCGCCAGACTGTTTGGAGGTTACGTCCTGAACGTTTCAGGCAGACACGCTGGACAGTGACGGCTCGTTTGTCTTTTGTACCGCACACGGTGAGGTCTTTAGCTTGGACATTGAGGAGACGTTGGAGGTGGGAGAGAGCATCCATGGTTTCGCGGTTGGATTTGTGCAAAGTAAAGTGGATATAGGCGGGTAAACGGGGCGCGTCTTTTGATTCGATTAATCAGAGCCCGAAtgaaaaaataaataaatattGAAATACACGCACCAGGTGCCCGACGAGCTCCTTTGCCGTGGAAACTGCTTTGTCCCGCACCACTGGACCACTTGATAACCAGcctttgtccttcttcgcccttTACTTCTCTGGTTGAGCTTTCAAACATCCCAGGAAAGACTTCGCGCAGAATCTTGTGAGCCGCTGCACGCTCTTCTTTGGAAATGACAGGCTACGCAATTTGTGTCAGTTTTTTGGATAATAGCCATGTGAATCGGGTCAGAGATGCACCTGTGAGAGAACCTCGCGCTCATCTTCGTATGTCAACCACCAACTGCCTGAATCGGCATTGCGTCCCCCGCCTCGTCCGCCTCTCCCGCCACGGCCTCTTCCACGTTCtttcccccttccccttccacGATCCCTGCCTTGCCCTCGTCCCTTACTTGCACTATCATTGAAGGCAgcttcctccccttcctccttcttttcttcctctctctcggCATTCTCCTCACTTGCTGATTCggtatccttcttccttccgcCCCACCCGGAATCGCCTTTGGGGGGtgcatcttttccttgctcaacGAGTTGGtggagagagatgatggtCTCATCTGAAAAGTGGGGACGAAGCTTGAGAGTAGTACTTGTGCTCCACTGAGGGTGGGCAGCAAAACGAAGGTTCTCGGGAAGGTCAACGGCGACTTCGGGTTCTTCGCTCTGGGATGCGACTTCAGTAGTGGATTTCGTTTGGCCATTGgcaatttcttcttcagtaaCAGTCGCGGCTTCTTTATCCTTTTCATTGGATCCGGGTTCTTGTGGCTTGGTGATGTCTTTGAGATGCAACACCTTGCCATCAAGGCCGATTTCGTTGACCAGGAAATCCGTAAACCTTCCCAAAAAGTTAGCTCACTCAATTTTTCAAGTTGTATACCCCCTCAGAGATACTTACGCACCGCTGTTTGATCACACCCCTCACACCTTTACCCTTCCCTACGAATCCTCGGATTCcacattcttcctcaccgACAAACCCACGGCGAGCAACCATGTCAGCTTCAATACCAGTGACCATCTTCAGACTAGGAGGAAGGTCTGGGATGGCGGGTACGAGTCCCATCTTGGATACTGGGTTGGGGATTGTTCGGTGGGGAGCGTTAAGGTGGTCTGTGAGAGATGGGGTGTTGGAGGGGGCGATTTCTTCTGCCTTGAATCTCTTAGCCTCTACATCCTGCTTCTCCGTGTCCTCTGCTGGACGTTTTTGAGTGTTTTCTTGGGCGGACATTGTCAATATATgttttggaaagagaagataaGAATTTTGGAAATTTATTTCCCAAACAAAACCGGCGCCCCCAGCTGAAAAAACAAGAACGACAGAGAGTGTCGTAATTTGGTTCCGTTCATGTCCCGCCGCTACGTATATCCACCGACTTATACGATCGATATATATCAGATTGCCAAGTCCCATTTACATTATTTACTATCACTATACGCAATGCTAAAACGGAACACTCCAGCATGGGCAGTTCCCAAATCGCCATCAGTCAAGCATGAGCTCAAAGATGAACCCGGCGAGGAGCCAGACACAAAGCGGATAAAGAGTGTGTCCTTGTTGCGTTTATGATGTGGTTCCCAGCGCTCATACGTTCTAGCTGGGAACGTCAAGCCCATCCTCACGGCTACACATGGAATGTTCAAAGAGAACCGTACAGCCGCTTATGCCTTATTGAATCAGCTCAAGGTACATCTACCCTTCCGGAGCCCAGAACGAATTTTTGGCTGACCCCCATTTTGAACGGAATTGTAGAAATCAATGACGATAGGTTGGGAAGATGCTTTCTTCTGGATCCAGGATACCAGCCCAGGTAGTGACCCCACTGAAGCCCTTGAAATATTCAAGGCCCTTGAAAGAGTAGAATTCAACAAGATCAATCGTGTATTCACATACATTGTTCGTATAAACGCTCCTTTACGCCACTTTCGAGTGACCACTAACCctgcctctttttcttttcttaGCCCGAACTGACTCTCACCACGACCAACGAAATCCGAAACCACATCCGTATTCATTCCACCCCTACTTCTGGCATCCCCATCAAAACCCTCCGTGAAGCCATGCCGAACGGCATCGAGCCGCTCAAAGACCTCGAAGCGAGGGGCGATATCCTCATCATGCGTGGTCTGACGGGCGCTTGGAAGGATATCCCTTTGCCGAGATtgggaagaaagaatgTGAATGGGCAAGAGTTGATGGAAGGTGGATcggggagatggaagacaGTTTTTTGGGATCATTTGAGAGAGGCGGGAAGGGCGGGAAAGAGGGTCGATGATGGTATGTGCCGAGTTATCTCTTGATGATTATGTCAGTGGCTGAATATTTTTTCAGAGTTTATCTATTCTTGGGCAGATGTTCCTATAGCAGAAACGGACGATGTCGCAAAATTGCTTGCCGATCGTACGTCTCCTTacaatcctcttctctttccgcGGAAGCACGCTGACAATTCCAACTTTTTTTCCCATAATTCAGAGGAACTTtctgcttcctctgctATACCCGCCGCCCCAAAAGCGACTGCAAACGCTGCctccaagaagaagaagaagcgcaCACGAGCATTGAAGATTACAAACACCCACATGAAAGAGCAGGGTATTGACTTCTCAAAGGACTATGTCAAGCCTGCGTGAGCAAGTTATCACGGTGGCATCGcgaagcagaaggagaagactaAAAGGGGAGTGTATTGCTTGTATGTGTTGTATCTGTCTTATTAATTACCATGCATCTTCATTCGTTTCAATCCAACATGCAAGAGCTTAACATTGTGAAATAAAAATAGGATGTAACATACAACTTACAAAAATTCTTACAACAATTGTCCACATCTCATCTTATGCCAAAATGGTCCACgcaaaaaaaataaaaatagTTAAAAACTGATATCCTCGTAACCCTCAAGCATTTCGATTTCCTCATCGACTTCATCGTCACtatttcctttttttttcagctCTGCCAACGCCGCCGCGTGTATCGCATTGCCTACCACTTCTCCGAGGGCTTCCAAGCCGATAAGCTGAGTTTGCTCCGGCCCAAGTTCGGGTTCAGGCCCCAGTTCTGACTCTAGCTGTTTAGGTTGTTCAGGCTGTTCTGCTGTTGTAGGGTTTACGGAGTGTATAACTGCCTGAGGGCCCTGAGCTTGACGTGCAAGTGGTACGTCGCGAGGTTGAGTCGACCTTGTGGGCAATAGAGAGTTTGAAAGAGATTGGGGAGGTGCATGCTCGGGGTTGATGGcgttcccttcttctccgtctcGAACCTCTCCATCTACATTCCCCTCAACGCTTTCGATACCAATTACCCCCTCTgctctctctccatctcccgGCGATCCTAATCCTGGTCCCAATCCTAATCCTCGCAACAACCCCCCTTCCCCTACTATAgacctcctcttcccatcccctGTCAAGCTCCCCAACGCAAACTCATACtccctccttgtcctcatATTCTGCCTCAACACCCAAAGTTCCGCCAGCTGATCATCAGATAACAACCTCGGATGTTCCAAATGTTTCGTTACAGAGGTATACAATTTGCTATGCTGTGGTTTTCTCAGCAAGTCTTTCagtggagggaggaggaggtcggaaggggaaggaagagggttgggagggagagacgtgggaggagggatggaGTTGGGGTTGATACTTTGGACGGTGGGGTAGTCGATCATGCCTGGGCAAGCCCAGATGGATGGCCAACCGGGACCAGAGCGGGTGCGGGGCGGTGAGTTAGTGAAACGAAAGCTAGAGGAAAGATCGATTTTCTCGATAGGGAGATGGGCAGGTGGTGGGCGTTCGGATGAGATGGGGGAGAGGCGATAACATTCGTACGCTGTCCATACAGCCCACCGCATCTATAGAGTATGTAATGTCAGCGTTTAACATGTCACtttttggagatggggatatGAGAGAGGAAAACGTACAAGTTCAGACCACCACCATACGTCGAGAGAGACATAAAACGGTGTAGCAGCCTCACCCCACCATGCATCAGTGTATATCTGAAACTCATCAAATGGTGGTATCTGGCCACACTCTCCCATCGCTTGTTCCATTGCGCTGGCCAGCGTATTGGCGCCTTGactctcttcatcttcagccTCGGCGTCTTCACCATCATACTGGTCTTCATCGACATCGCCCACACCTTCACGCACACTCATACCCGTCTCATCAACCACACCATTACCGCCCCCTCCGTTAACCACGTCCCTCCTCTTAACACGCACACTAGCTTTGGAATGGCTGACCGTCCTCAACCCATGTTGGAGTACTTGCGAATGATGGACGATCCGTAATGTAGCAAGGATACCATTCGGCTTGAACGCTTCGCGCAATAGGCTACGTTCTCGACAATGCCCGAGGGGTGTATCGTCAAAATTCTTGACTATAAAATCTTGCAGCTGAGTTTTggtttttcttttcagcTATACCACtaaaaagcaaaaaaaaaaaagatgatggataAGAGATGAGACCCAcccttctttgtctttccCTTATAGCGCGTCTATCGTTcttggcttcttttctcttgggagtcttttttcttcctttatGGATTGACTGGATATACTTTTTTACTCTGTCCGTCAAGATGGAATCGGTAATGCTCTCATGATACATTGGATGATTCCGGCATGCAATAGTAGCATGTACTACAAAGTTCATTGTCCTGATTTCGCACATGACTGTCAGCCTTTAAACTTTTATATAAACATGGTAGAATGACAGATGCTGGATGGACAGATGGACAGATAGACAAATGACTCACGACAAAGCCCCCAACTTTCCCCAATCGGGTCTCCAAACATCCTTCCCTTGCTcgtccttcatcctcccatCTTTCGCGTTGACAGGATCAGGTGTCGGCCACTTATCGGGAGCGAGGTTTCCTTGGTAATTCGGAGCTGGCATACCGCACAGAATGCGAACTGTTTCGTGTACGATTTTCTACTTTCCCCCCGTGAGGGAAAATGGTACCTTTGGTGAGATCGAGCCAACATGCATGTTGTGAAGCCGAGGATAACTGGGATAGGGGTAGAAAGACGGGAGAACTTACGACAAGGTCAGATTCGGTAACATGTCCTCCCATCCCACCGCCTTGTGGCCCTCTCTTCGCACGCTTTGTGGTGGGCGCATTATGcggtggagaggaggtcctcttcccctcggGGAGTGGGACAGGCGGGGTTTCAGACATTATTTGGTGTCTTGCGATGGTACAACTTATTACCAAGTATGTATTTTGGATGGattgtggatgatgaatgtTTACAATTAATTAGGAGAATCAACATTGGGCCAAGGGATCACCGGCTTTCGGGGGGGAACAGCGCAGGGAAAATATACGGCGTACGCCGCGAAATGTTATTTTGAGTTGCATCCTCGAGCCGGGTCGTGGAAATGCTGTCGCCAAGACGTATGCTGCAAAGCCTTTAGATTGCTGTTATGAGCCTGCCATAACACGAATGCCAAATGGAAGATCCTTGCCAGAAGGTCGTAAAGACTGGCACGTTTGTACAGGAGGCTATACAACAGAAATCGTCGCCTTTCAAAACGAGTTATTGTGACCAGACTGCATCGTCCAGATCCTAAACCTAATATACAACAACTCTAAGGAAGCCTTCCCCCCATCGTCCCgtcctcccttcttcccttttcctccctcttctgccTTTCTATCTACAGTATCAAGCAGTAACACCAACTCTAACCGTCTCAAGGTACTTATCCCTACTCCCCAACTTGTCTGTCCCATCCGCTTTTCGGGAGTACGGTGTCCATTTGGGTTCATCTTGGAAGAGTCGCATGGCTGTTATGGTGTTTGCAGAGTCGACTGTAAAACGGTGGTAGATACTGTTTTGTGGGGGAGATGGCAGTATTAAATCAGCATACGAGTCGTGGGATgggtggaaggggagatggggatggggatgagggAGGGAAATATGGACGTACCCAGCAGGAAGGACGATCAAGTCACCAGCTTCGAGTGCGATCCTAATCCATTGCTCTTCATGCACTCCTTCTGCACCCCGGATATCAAAGTACCCCGATCCTGCGAGGATGTATCGaatctcctcatcttcatgcAAATGCCTGTCCAACAAATATCTTATTAGTCAATCGTAAAAAACTCATACTCGTGCTTATCCTCCAGGCAAAGCAGGAgcagagagagaagaaaagagcgACGCACTCGTCAAAGAACGActtgatcttctcctcatATGCCTCTCCCAACCCTTCCCTAGTCACAGTAATCCGGTCCCTGTTCTTGTATCCTCGCTCCTTTGCAAATTCGTCAATCTTGGATTCCCACGCGCCCTCAGAGTCGATGGGTATACGCTGGTAGACGACGCCGAGCTTGGCGAGGGTGGGTTCGGGGATGTCGATGCCGGTATCGTGAGGGAGACGTTGGTCTCCACTATGGAGGTAGAGTCAGAAGGGTGTTGAACAGACGGGAATAGGATAGGACGTACGGCTTGTCGTCGTAAATGTACGCCTTCATTGTTCTTATGTGGAAATCGAAAACGAAATGGTATACGTACAAACTGGCGAATAAAAACAAGTCGAAAACATGGAAAATAATGACGTGCTCACGAACGATCGTGTGGCGAATCAGGCTCACTtgagggtggaggtggaggcgcGTGAGTTATCAGTGTCATTTGGCGTAAACAAATGCGGCGTCTGCTTTTCGAGAGCTCTTCACCTCGTCAGAAAAGCGTCTCTGCGAGTGTCGTATTTTGTTACTGGTTCTACAAGGTTTTACAGTCTCCACAGCGAAGACGCATACCACAGCACAACGCTGCTCCTTAAGAATTTTCGCGCTGTATATCACTCTCCTACACCCACCACACCCGCACACTCAGCCACAAGCCAGCACCGGGCTGAACCAAAGGCAAGTTTGTGCTCGTTTGCCATGCGCACGGACCCCCTCTGACCTGTAATGCTGCAGGAGAGAGCGTGTCTTCCCCGCAACGACGTcatttcccttccccacTGCCTATACATAACTGCTTATTCGCCACCGTGCTATACACCTCTGTTTCTTCctacctcttctttcccaacaCACGtcaccttcccttcccctgTCCGAGTAGACCACCGTGACTGTGCCACAGTCAAACCAAGGAAACCTCACGTCACTAGTTGTCATTcgcctttcccttcttccttacACCTGCTTGTTCGTTTACAGCTCCAATCCCAACATGCCATCCCCAAAGCAGGCGGAAAAGCTGGCAAATCCTGCCGTTGCATACACTCTTCTCGAAAAGCTCGGCGCCGGCAACTTTGGCACAGTTTGGAAAGCGCAAGTTTGATACATTCAGTCAGTGAACGATTACTGACGTCGGTGCTAGCTCGCATAATGATACGAAGCAAATAGTAGCTATCAAAATGATAGGTAAATCTTCATCCACATACTACAGCCGAAACGAGCGCTGACCCCGCTCAGACCTCGAATCATCAGACGACGATATCTCTGAGATACAAGCCGAGATTGCACACCTCTCTTCATGCTGGTCTGACCACGTTACAAAATACTATGGTTCATTTGTCAGGGGCGCGAGGCTATGGATCGTAATGGAGTATCTAGCTGGTGGGAGCTGCCTTGACTTGGTACGTCATAAAGTTGCTACAATGGGGTTGAGAGGTCTGATAACGAAATAGTTGAAACCAGGCGTGTTCACGGAAGCTCAGATAGCTATTGTCTGTCGGGAACTTTTGTTAGGTTTAGAATATCTCCATATGGAGGGAAAGATTCACAGAGATATCAAGGCTGCCAACGTCCTACTTTCCGCGTCTGGGGATGTCAAACTAGGTACGCTCAcgatctcttcctccatcattTGGTAAGACTTATTCATCGTCTTTTGATAGCCGACTTTGGAGTCGCCGCCCAACTTTCGTCTCACAAATCCCAACGCCACACTTTTGTCGGTACCCCCTTCTGGATGGCGCCAGAAGTGATTCGTCAAGCCGGTTACGACTCTCGGGCTGATATCTGGTCCCTTGGTATCACGGCCATTGAGATGGCCAAAGGCGATCCACCGCTCAGCGAGTATCACCCTATGAgagtcctcttcctcatccctAAAGCTCGTGCACCGACGCTAGATCCCGAAGAAGGGTGGAGTGAAGAATTCCAAGAT from Cryptococcus neoformans var. neoformans B-3501A chromosome 9, whole genome shotgun sequence carries:
- a CDS encoding hypothetical protein (HMMPfam hit to ARD, ARD/ARD' family, score: 200.3, E(): 3.7e-57), which gives rise to MTLITHAPPPPPSSEPDSPHDRSLYVYHFVFDFHIRTMKAYIYDDKPGDQRLPHDTGIDIPEPTLAKLGVVYQRIPIDSEGAWESKIDEFAKERGYKNRDRITVTREGLGEAYEEKIKSFFDEHLHEDEEIRYILAGSGYFDIRGAEGVHEEQWIRIALEAGDLIVLPAGIYHRFTVDSANTITAMRLFQDEPKWTPYSRKADGTDKLGSRDKYLETVRVGVTA
- a CDS encoding hypothetical protein (HMMPfam hit to TruD, tRNA pseudouridine synthase D (TruD), score: 204.0, E(): 2.9e-58) — encoded protein: MSAQENTQKRPAEDTEKQDVEAKRFKAEEIAPSNTPSLTDHLNAPHRTIPNPVSKMGLVPAIPDLPPSLKMVTGIEADMVARRGFVGEEECGIRGFVGKGKGVRGVIKQRFTDFLVNEIGLDGKVLHLKDITKPQEPGSNEKDKEAATVTEEEIANGQTKSTTEVASQSEEPEVAVDLPENLRFAAHPQWSTSTTLKLRPHFSDETIISLHQLVEQGKDAPPKGDSGWGGRKKDTESASEENAEREEEKKEEGEEAAFNDSASKGRGQGRDRGRGRGKERGRGRGGRGGRGGGRNADSGSWWLTYEDEREPVISKEERAAAHKILREVFPGMFESSTREVKGEEGQRLVIKWSSGAGQSSFHGKGARRAPDAPRLPAYIHFTLHKSNRETMDALSHLQRLLNVQAKDLTVCGTKDKRAVTVQRVCLKRSGRNLQTVWRALNGVKQGWRTEQQAVEERGDRGVRVGDFEYSDKYLELGMLKGNRFLITLRNVEAESVEEIDRTMESVRDLGFINFYGMQRFGTSSMPTHVTGLFILRSNWSAALDSLLFLREGEHPDCVAARLAWLEDGDYVKALEKMPRRAVAERSIWEFWKRGGRMEDKVGALGVIPRNLRTMYVHAYQSYVWNLIVSERIKMSATEPLVGDLVIEKSDDDEPVDPENVPAHRKDRHGRTKSWKTSSSPTVRRLTAEDITNKTHTIFDVVMPLPGFDVDYPGGEVGELYDSILKADGLDKDRMRREQREYSLPGSYRLILLRPLSLTWTHLQYTDPDLPLVQSDEDEILSLNPPAANDPEGKFRAVKVDMQLGASTYATMVLREITREETSSWFQRGRTMKGEDQEFKGIKKDDEGQGGEEGEGGEMELMNE